One part of the Vicia villosa cultivar HV-30 ecotype Madison, WI linkage group LG6, Vvil1.0, whole genome shotgun sequence genome encodes these proteins:
- the LOC131613965 gene encoding F-box/kelch-repeat protein At3g23880-like, whose product MDPPPSQTRRPPSSPSSTPIIPDEIIVEVLSFLPVKSLIQMKCVSKFFKSLISDPTFIKMHLRRSARNPQLTIVSGKCVADFRFVTLAINDFLENPLIIVPEKPFLPLLDTVHYWLVGSCNGLLCFAHYSSFTDSYGDCWLNFYNPATNTLSNKLGHYKDYCKHHFFFSRYAFGYDCLTDNYKVAALQLIADDGEIGGENGDNETQWRTKVRTEVRVFSVGDNVWRDIQDFPVGPLRLTLPFENHGVYLNGNLSWLALRNCYSTDMFYHSNDITLDQFVIISLDLSAERHVELTPPQGLEEVPLIEPTISVLLESLCFCHDFKQTCLVIWQMKEFGVGESWTQLYRINYQNLQHIGCWLPLHISQDKNTLVLANKRDLLAIIYDWANNRVEMVTNKPRWAFCKDYVESLVSVR is encoded by the coding sequence ATGGACCCCCCTCCCTCTCAAACTCGTCGGCCGCCCAGCTCGCCGTCGTCAACACCAATCATCCCCGACGAAATCATCGTGGAAGTCCTCTCCTTCCTTCCTGTCAAATCACTCATTCAAATGAAATGCGTGAGTAAGTTCTTCAAATCCCTCATTTCCGACCCCACCTTTATCAAAATGCATCTCCGTCGATCCGCACGAAACCCTCAACTCACGATCGTCTCAGGAAAGTGCGTAGCAGATTTCCGTTTCGTAACTCTCGCTATAAATGATTTTCTCGAGAATCCTCTGATCATCGTTCCGGAGAAGCCTTTCCTTCCATTGTTGGACACTGTCCATTACTGGTTGGTTGGTTCTTGTAATGGATTACTGTGTTTTGCTCATTATTCTAGTTTCACTGATAGTTATGGAGATTGTTGGCTCAATTTCTATAATCCAGCTACAAATACTTTATCTAACAAATTAGGCCATTATAAGGATTATTGCAAGCATCATTTTTTCTTCTCTAGATATGCATTTGGTTATGATTGTTTAACTGATAATTATAAAGTAGCCGCGTTACAATTGATTGCTGACGATGGTGAAATTGGTGGTGAAAATGGAGACAATGAAACTCAATGGAGAACAAAGGTGAGAACAGAGGTGAGAGTTTTCAGTGTGGGTGATAATGTTTGGAGAGATATTCAAGATTTTCCGGTTGGTCCTCTCCGGTTAACTCTTCCCTTTGAGAATCATGGTGTTTATTTGAATGGTAACCTTAGTTGGTTGGCACTTCGGAATTGCTACTCTACTGATATGTTTTATCATAGCAATGATATTACTCTTGATCAATTTGTGATCATTTCACTTGATCTGAGTGCTGAGAGACACGTGGAGTTAACACCTCCGCAGGGTTTGGAGGAAGTGCCGCTGATTGAGCCGACTATTTCTGTGTTGCTGGAGTCTCTTTGTTTTTGTCATGATTTCAAACAAACTTGTTTGGTTATATGGCAGATGAAGGAGTTTGGGGTTGGAGAGTCTTGGACTCAACTCTATAGAATTAATTATCAGAATCTTCAACACATTGGATGCTGGTTGCCGTTGCACATTTCTCAAGATAAGAATACTTTGGTATTGGCAAACAAGCGTGACCTTCTAGCTATCATCTATGACTGGGCAAATAATAGAGTAGAGATGGTTACTAATAAACCGCGGTGGGCCTTCTGTAAGGAttatgttgaaagtttggtttcaGTTCGATGA